The segment GACCCATAGCTAATAAGGTGTATGTCTAGAAGACAATGCTTTGGCTAAATGAACATGTAGGAACCTAGCCGCGTCTATTAGAACAAGGGGACTTGAATATCGCTAGCAGGAAGTCCAACTTTACAGCTTCAAACCATCTGTCAAACCCATAACACCAAGGGTTCGAATGAATGGAGGAGGAATATTTTCAAAGACTTTATGGGTGGTTCTGGAGAAACAACGCACACCATGAGCTGTGGTTGAGGCAGCCCTGAGCCTTCTAGCCATCTCAAGTAAATTGACCATGCTTCACTTGTGACGTCGCGGACGCCAGACTCAGGCTGGCTGGCGTGGGATGCCCTCATCCGCCCCAGAAGCAAGAGGCCACCCGCCCGGGGAAAGAGGCGGGGCCCGGACCTGGCAGAAACTGGACTGCACTACTGGAGCCAAGAGAGGCAGGGCGCCTCCCCGCCGTCGCTGCGGTGACCTCCGGTGTTTTCCCAGCCGCTCGCCCTCCGGCTGTGCCCGCCACTGGAGGCTTGCGCCAGGTCCTACCGCGACCACCTCCAGGCGTtggctctcccttcctcctctctcgcCCCTCCTCCGCCTCTTCCGTTTCTCCGGGAAAGGCTGTATTCTCCTTCGGGGCTCCGCATCCTCGCTTAGGTAATCCGCTTTCCTGCTTTCGCCACCCCTCCCCCGCGTCCAGCGTCTCCACCTCCGCGCCTTTGGGTCCCCGCGAGCCTCGCGCGCTCCATCGCCTCTGCAGAGAGCAGGTGAGTCGGTCTCCGGCCGATGGCTGCTGGCCTCCGCGCCTGGGCCTGCGAGGTACCGGGTCGCCGCAGCGAGGCCTCTCTGGCCTGGCCGTGCCCACCCACATAGAGCCTGAACCCCGAACCGAGAGGCTAAGCTCGCGGATCACGCCGCCCCCTTAGCTCTGCAGAAGCCGCCAAAAGAAATCCGATCGCCGCCGGCAGAGTAGCAAAGCAACTTTCTTTCCCCTGCTCGTTCTTTCCATTCCTACCACTAGCCTCTAGGTTGAATGAGCTGATCTGAGAATGGTCGAAAAGCAGAGGCCCAGGTTCCACGGGTAGGTGGCGTAGCTGTCAAGAAGTAGGGGAGCAGTTTGCCTGAGAGATGCTTCTAGCGTGGATACGTGGATACACGTTGGTTGACTGTCTCTAGAGACCCATTGGATGGGTGTAGACTAAACAGACAGGGAGTATATTTAGATAAATCTTCACCTCTTTGTAATTCTTTCTACATTTTGAAGTATGGTTTTGTGAGACGTGCCTAGGCAGTGGGTGTAGACAGCATAGAAGGGTGCCATCTAAATTATCTAACCTGGCTTTGGTAAAATCATATGGACTGTCAAGACATGAGGTGTGGAAGAAAATCCAGGGAATACACGTTAACAAGCACAGTGTGTACTTTGGAGATTTCTGTCCTTAGAACTAAGACTGGCACGCGTGGAGGTTTGCCCACTGTGTGAGAGTGTTCGCTTCAAAAGGACTGCTCCTCGAGGCGTGTACCCGGGTGCAGAATGAAACTTTCTTTTTTGGCTCCTCGCTCTTAATCCCCGGTTTTAATCAGCTGATAAGACTTAGGTCCGCCCACCTGGCAACAATCTAAGGAAGAAAACAACCCCTGGGGCTACTTTTGACTCTTGAACTAGCTAGGTGACCTCAGTCAGGCCTCTGAAAGTacagaataaaagggaaaatacagGCCACGGGAAAGCCCATGTTTAACCCCTGCACGTgcctgtttgctgttttgttaaGGACTTACTTTCATTTAAAggacttttataatacttttgcAGTTAATTCTTAGTCATGAAGAGGATTGTGTAAGACTCATAAAGCTACACTTTAGTTTTTGAACAGACTACTCCTTGCAAGTTTTTTTGACTAAGTCACCACTTGCACCTTAGACTCACACTCTGTAGTGTGAAGTTCATTATTGCAGATTTAAGATTATAGTCGTACTTGGAGTAATGGGAGAGAAAAATGCCAATAAAATACAAGCAATAAAGGTAAACCGTTATATAggtatttcttcttttacttcgaCCTTgaataataattagaaaaatgaTGCCTCATGTTAAACCAAAACTGcttaaaagataaataagtaatccattaaaaacaaacattttccattttaaagaacgGCACATATGTGGAGTTTTCCCAGTTGGGAGTCCTTGAATAAATGTCTTCGTTAAAATATGTCTGCTGTCCTAATAAGCTCAGAATGACTCCGTGTTGTGCTTTTGTCTGGGTTAGTTTTGGAAATAAAGGTGTTGCTTCCTGTTTCTCACAATTAGTGTGGAGTCGTTTTCCCTAAACGTAGCTGTTAGTACTCACAATGTCTGAGCTGGTGGGCAGGTAAGGGGAGGAGGATAATAGTAGGCTAGACAGAGTGGGAGGGGCATGGCTCCCAGAAGAAGTATTTATTCCCTGTCCCAAGAACCCATACAAAAGGTGGGTTGGCATGGCCTTCCCCTAGTactcccagcattcaagaggcagaggtgggttcTTAGGACTGGCTGACTAGCTAGAGTAGCTGtcgtgagctccaggttcagtgagagacctgctacaataaataaatggagagtgatggaggaagacaccaAACTTCAGCTTtgggcttccacatgcacacatgcatctacAAACATTGcaccatgcatgtacacatgcatctaCAAACATTGgatcatgcatgcacacatgcatctacAAACATtggacatgcatgtgcacatataccacaaCTACATACACCAAAAGATACTTAGTTGCAACTTGGTTGTTACATTCTAGTGTTTAGTTACAAAGTTAGGGCCTCAGGTATTGCAGATTGGACTCAAACCCTGTgaggcagaggatgaccttgagcttgatcttcctgtttcctcctcttcaGTGCTGacattataggtgtgtgctaccactctAGGTTATTGTGCAAGGTTGGGGATGGATTCCAGGGCCCCGGGGATTTTAGAGAGgcaccttaccaactgagctccatccATACCCTACAACTTAGTACTTTACAAgtcataatttcaaaaataaaattaaaatagacagtgatgataactttttaaaaggataaGCAATGACTAAAACCTAGGCAGTCTTGAAATCTGCAAATGAGAACTCACTGTTGCTAAGCTGTGAATAGCTGTGAATCTCTCAGGATTCATctatataaaatgttctttaataaaactgtggttttatgtatatataatatttatttatataatattaccCATTTAAGAAATCTACATATCTTAACATTCAGGTGATTGAATACATATTGTTGTAAgtgtatatttgtaaatatattttggtgGTATCATTTCCAGCATGATGTATGCAATGCTCCTGGTGTTAGAATTATAGGCaagcccagctttttatgtgggtaccaAGAATTAGAATTCacttcctcatgcttgtacaacaCACATGTTACTGAAGGAGCCATCTTCCTGACCTCCTTATTAATGCATACTTAATAAATGCATCTTTAATTTACAATGACCAGGAGTCCATAGGAAAACATTGCACCAATATCACGTATCAGACGTATGTTACCTCTTTCTGATGAAAGAAGGAAATCAGTATGCAGATTCAAATAATTTGTTTATAGCTTTTGCTGAAATGACTTACCAACCTATCAAAAAAAAACTGTACTTGACCATAAAAATGGCCATTTATATATAAAGACAAACACTATAGAATAATAATATCTATTAAGGTTGATTATCACAATGGGGAATGTATTCaaacttatttttctctgtttctccttccttccttctttcctcctctgtctctcctggTTGGCCCCCGAGCCATGTAGCCGAGTTTTCAATGAGGAGTTGAACTACCAAACTTCAGAACTTACCTCTACTCAACTCCTCAGAATTTACAGGACTTGTGTACAACCTGAGTTTGTATTAGGACTGAGTAAAAGTCTGTTTTAGAGATATGAGTGATAGCTAAGTGGCGGTGGTGCATATTGTTTAGTGCTCTGAGCTTTTTAAACTAATGATGCTATAGATATTCTTTTATCAGTTCCTGTACTGATAATTCACTGTTGTTCCATGTTGCTCTCTTCCGTATCTTGAAACAGCTGTTTAAGTAAACATCTAGTTCTGGGAAGTGAAGAACAAGAATGGTGGGTTCCGTCTTGCTAGGCCTGGCAAAAGCACTTTGGAGCCTAATGATCTGTAACCGCCTGCAGCTTTTTGGATGGGTGTTTTGGGTCAAGTTATTTATTTCTACAGGAAGAAatcatcatcgtcatcaccaTCATCTAGGGAACTCTTTAAAGCATTCCTTCAGCTCATGGTTTCTAATAGTTCTAAGGTTTCAATAATGAACGGTTCTCTCCAGATTCAGTTTTGGTGTGAGAAAATCCCTTCAGACATGTCTAACAGAATGAAAATCAGCCCCTGCTGACAACTGCTTCAATGTATCTTGGGCAGAGGAGAGTGTGTATCCTGTTTAGAAGGCATTTGACGGCTTCGGAGTGAGGAGTGTATTTCCCAAGAAATGCCCCAGTAAAGCACTCCCTGCcctcttttcatctttttatctttttattagcCCCTTCACTCATAAGTAAACCTGAGAGTATAACACAGGGTCTATTAAAAATCAGTGTAATTGCTATGCAAAGTCAACACTGAGACCTACAATAACGTTCtttgtttaacacacacacacacattgttaaacaaagaacacacacacacacatatatgagagagagggagagggggagggggatggggagggcaaggtcttactgtgttaacatggctggcctcaaactcacaaagatctgcctgcctctgtgtcattagcgctgagattaaatgtgtgtactacTATGCCCAACCTCCCTAAAATTTTAAACTCTTATCccaactacttttttaaaaaaaatcaatcaaaaaatatttattatacctTCATAAGTAGGTGAGAAATGTCAAACACATTTGAGATAGGCATATCTGTGGCCATGTAAGTTTGTTTTGTAAGATGTGTCATTTCAGCCATTTTCTCAGATACATTTTTGGCATCAAGAACATTCACAACATTGTGTAGCCATCAGCACTGCCCATCTGCAGAACCAGAACTCATTAAACACTAGTCCTACATCATTCTCTCCTCCCAGCCTGGTAACATCATTTCCTTTGGTGCTATGAGCATGACTGCTATAGGTACTTCATTTAAGTGGAATATTTGAGCCatgcggtggtggtgcatgcctttaatgccagcacttgggaggcagtggcaggcggatttctgagtttgaggccagcctggtctacagagtgagttccagggctacacagagaaaccctgtctcacaaaaaacaaacaaacaagcaaacaaacaaacaaacaaataaataaataaatggaatattttacATTAGGGTGAACTAACCTAACCTAGCATAGAATCTTCAAGGTTCATTGCATCGTTTTGGATTTCATTCATTCTCAAGGCTGATTCTGTATATTCTCCTACCTCTTTTATGCAAAAAGTAACTGTAAAGATCAAGGAAGTTTCGAATTAGAATAGACTATAGACATCATCCTTTCCAACCACCCTCTttgatcttttcctttttttatgtttACAAAATAAAGCCAACAAGTCCTCTACAGTGTAACCATAAGTGATCATATGGCCGTGGGCATACAGTCAATTAGCGAAGGGAACAACAGAGCAGGGTAGTGTAGCAGGGTATCTCCCTAGGGAACTATGGTCCCTAGGAAAGACCTTCTAAACAGGATGTACATTCTGTCTCCCCAAGATGCATGCTAGGAAACCTCTTTCCTGTGGGCTACACTGGGTCTTTTTCTACAACACACTTGAGTGGTCTGGTCTATATTGACAGTAAGAGCAACTGTTAAATGAGCTGGTACTCCCAGTCAGTGTTGAGAGAGTTCAGAAGGATGTGGGTAGCTTCAGCTTGGCACTCCTGGGAAGAGGGGAAGCTCAGCTGTGGAACTGCCACCATCAGATTGTCTAGTAGGCAAGGACATTTTACTAATTGCTAGTAGATGTAGGAGGACCCCGCCACAGTGAGTGGTACTATCCCTGGACAAGTGGTTCATGGCTGTAGAAGGAAGGTAGCTGAATAAGCCAGAAACAGCAAGTCCGTGAGCAGCATTTCTCCACGGCGTGTGCTTtagtctctgcctccaagttctgccTTAAGTTCTTACCCTGGTTTGCCTGGATGATTGATAGATTGTCctctgaaataaaccctttcttcctcgaGTTGCTTCTGGTCAACATTTTTGAAGACACTCAATAGAGAAATAAACTAGGGCAAGCATCTTAATGCTTAGTTAATCAAAACTATAAGTTACGCCTGTGCTTCTAGCACATGGGAGGTTgttgaggcagagggatctcaTGAGAACAGACTGAGCTATCTAGTGAAGCCCTGTTGGTGGCAAaggtgaggggagagagggagagacaagagggagggaggaacagaggctCACATAGCCCTTTGCTTCTTCAGAACTACGGTGAGTTAGACTAACCTGTTTTTATGAGTGTCGGGTGTGCCATCACCATTTGAGAGTtaggagaaaagggaaatattAGTGCTGAGTACATCCATGTCTAccccttttgtttgcttttggtacAGGGCATcacaaagcccaggctggccttgacctacAGATCCCCTGCTTCAGTCTTCAGACTGCTGGCATTACAGATATGTACCATGGGCAGTTAAAATCGTCTCATCTTTAATTAAGTAACTGAATAATCAATTCGTTTTGTGTTTCTAGAGGAAAACCTAGGGTTTCCCTCCTGCTAGGCAAGTGTGGTAACCCTGAGATGTAATCCCAATCattatatcccatttttaatgtcgtttataacaaaaacaagttaatttactattttgatgatttatTATCTAAATTAAGGATAGGCTACCTATAAATGAGACAGTATAATTTCATATTCTGGTTCAGTGCTCAAGAAATGTAGTTCATTTGTTTGCCATCCAgtaagctggttttttttttttctttcttacagtcAATATGGAATGCACATAGACTTTCCTGTAAacaaatcctagcacttgggaggcagaggcagggagatttctgagttcgtggctggcctggtctacagagtgagttccaggacagccagggctaaacagggaaaccctgtcttgaaaaaaaaaaacaaatgtacagTGTGTTTGAGATCTAGGTTAGAGGTACAGCACACTAGTGTTCTGCTCAGCCCAGGACCAGAGCTGAAGGGTTGAGAAATGGCTTTGCTGGAGACTCTTTTCTTTCCACGcatatattaaacacacacacacatacatacacacacaaacacgcatgcaTAGCAGAATGCCTTGTGAGCTGCCTCTGTGTTGTTCCCTATGGCAGGCATTCATCGCCTCTGCTGTGTGAATGCTATACACTtggcttcattttattattgGTGGCTATTTGAGTTATTGCCAGTGTTACCTCATTGGAAGAATGGTGCTCATGCATACTCttgaacacattttttaaagtacatgtgCATAGATTATTTGGTATTTGTGAACAAGGGAAGTTGCTGGATCGAGGATTAGGTTTACATTCAACAAACCAGAGTGGCTTTCCAGGAAGTTGCGGTTCATGCTCCCACTGTTTAAGAGATCATTGCTCCGAGCCTTCATGGGGATGCAGATGTTTCAGTCTTTTTAAAGCCCGTCTCACTAACATGTGTTAATGCTGAGATtcactagaaataaaaaaaaaactcaatcaCACCATATTGGACCAAATTTAAAGCAAgagttattaaatattaaataccaaCCAAGACATGGATTTTGATGAGGACATTCCCTAGAATTTCCCAGCTGAATGGCCCTGAGACATGTGTCGCAGGAGTTTATGAAGACTAACCTATAGGCGACCGCACTCACCTATGAAGCTTGTTATTTTCCAAGAACCTACAACTTCCAGAattccaggaagttacctggtCCTTGGGCAGGTGGGACTTACAGGTTGATTTGAGGAATTCCACATGTAATAGTATCCCGTTGAGGTTTTAGGTTGCATTTCTAACTTCCTTCTGGGTAGTTTCTCACCTGTTTATTGACCATTTGTTGTCAGAGATTCGCTATCTTTTATGAGGTGCTTATTTAAGTTTCTTGCCCTTGAACAAATTCCAAGAGTGGTAGACACTTAAAGGGGCAGAGAAAGTGAGAGGAAAGCCTGTGAACCAGGGAGAATGGCATACAAAAGTGTTTGGTGTGcccagagcacagagacagtgtcaTAGAGATAGATAACGCCCAGGTCACAGAACAGGCAGTCCCACACTGTAAGGCTGGCTTCTGACAAAGTTCAACCAGGAGAAGACGTTTGAGTTTCCAGGAACTTGAAAGGATTCTAAATCTCTGGGGATGCTCATGGTTCAGTTTCTTCTGGCCCAGGTGGCCAGGTGGGCAGTTGAGCATCTCCATGACCATCAGCCCAGTTATTATTAACGACTTGTACATAAGATTGTACCCTGTTCTAAAATTCCTGAGGGCTGGCTTCTGCTCCCCTGtcccctttttaattttttttaaaaaaatatttattttgtgtagcagtgttttgcttgcatatatgtatgggtatttcatgcatgcttggtgcctgtggaggtcagaagagagaatTTGATTCCTTGGACTTGGATGTATGGATGTTTGGTTGTAAGTATCCATGTGGGTACtatgaattgaacccaggtcctttttttttttgtttttttgttttttgtttttttttttgttgttgttgttttcaagacagggtttctctgtgtagaccaggctggcctcgaactcagaaatccgcttgcctctgcctcccaagtgctgggattaaaggcgtgtaccaccactgcccagctggaccCAGGTCCTCTTAATCCTTAAGCCATCACTGGCCCTGTCCCCTTTTCCAGAACAGCCTCTAATCACTAAGACCCAAAGATAGCAAAGGGCAGAGTCCACCTCCCCCAAATAGCAGTGTGAGCTGAGCAGAGCCTTAACCACACCTTGGCACTCTTCATGCTAGAGGGACTCCTGGATAGGTGCATTCTCTTGAGAAGGATCGTAACAAGCACCCTTTTATAAAACACCCAGGTGCTCCATGGGCCCCAAGCCTTTCCTCCTTCAGCCATAACTGTCCTTTGAGCCGGGCATCTGTATCACTGTTGCTTGGGAGGTCGTTAAAAGAGTGACCAGGGTGTTGAGTGGTGTGGGGTTGGGATGCAGTCCGTGTATAAGGGGCACAGACATGGCCTCTGCAGACGCAGATTATGTCAGAAGGAGGGGATGACAACAGAGACCCTGTGAACTATTCAGCTGTTTGTGAGGGTCGCCCGTTTTGTTGAGGGCTCTCGTAGAGATAAAGTCTTGTGCTTCTCTCGATGTGAACAACAGAGAGGCAGCTTCTGGCACAGCGAGGGTCTTCTCATGAGAGCAGCCCCCTGGGCCCTAGAATCCCCAGAGAGTCTCCTAACAAAACATGCCCGTCATAGAAAAGTGTTTCTCCCAGGCCACCCTCAGACGGTTTGATATGAGGCCAGAGTCTCCACCCATAACTCAGAAACTGAAGTGATCAGATCTGGCCTACATAAAGGGACTTTATTCTGAGTTGTTCAAAGCATTACAAATAGTTCCCAGGCTCTGGGATTTAATGAACTAGTAAATTCTAAGCGAAGGCTTCAGTGACCCACATAACTTGCCTGCCTCGTACTTTCTCAAGGAAGAACATATGACTGCAGTGTCTTTGAGCTTGTACTTAATAGTTAGAGCTGCCATTTAATACCTACTGCGTGCAGGTAGTCTGAGCTCTTGCCTTTCCAGAGACCTCATTTCATCTTCGGACATCACTGCGAGGTAAGCTTTATGGCTCAGAGAGGCTGAGTAAATTATCGGATGCCACACAGCTAGGTTGCAGCTGAACCGGGTTTACAATCCAGGGAAGTTTGATTGCAAAACTTGTTATGCCTTTCACATTATATTGCTCATTGCCTCTTAAATTTGTGTAACATATTctgataattttatttctcttttcctactggggatcaaactcagagctcatacatactaggcaagtacgCTAATGTTGTGCTACATCCCTAGACCAAGATCTGATTTTAAACTTCTGAActggttttcttttgagacagggttttaagTTGTTCCTTAAACAGGgttccaggttgtccttgaatttACCTTGAGCTTACCCACAATTGTTGTCCTTCTACCTTGTGAGTGCCGGGACCACAGATCTGGCTTGCCCCCAAAGTTTTAATGAGACAAGAGAATAGGTAGAAATTGGACATGAGTCTTATCTTTGTAAATAaggctttttgttttggattttttggatttttttaggGAATgggttgtgagtgtgtgtgtgtgtgtgtgtgtgtgtgtgtgtgtgtgtgtatacacctgtATATGCAGGAGCATGGGGAAATCAAAGGAAAACTTTGGGTGtcttcaattactctctaccttatcctttgagacagggtctctcaatgagtCTTGAGCTCTCTGGTTCCGCTTATCTGCCTGACCATTGAGTTCCAagaattcacctgtctctgccgcCTCTCCCCTACAagctgggttacaggcatgcactagcATGCTCAGGCGCGCACCATCATGTTCAGCTTTGTGAATGCTGAGGATCAAAATTCAGCtctttatgcttgtgtggcaagcactttacagactgagccagcCCAGTCCGcactttggtttttttgcttggttttttttttttttttttttttttttttttttttttttttgacttttgttttgggCTGccctacttcattttttttttttcaatattcttcCAACTAGACTTGAAAAATCTCCCCAAAGCCAGAGATTCTAATTCTGACATTGTGACACAAGTTTATGTCTATGTAGGCTcatatgtgtgttctgtgtgaaGAGTGAAGCTTCTTCAAGCCTTTTTGCTGAGCCATGGCTTGCAATGAAGATCATTAGAGAACAAGGCTTGAGATGAAGATGTCCTCACTGTGGCCCTAGTGGGCTGGCCGCTAGGGGCTGGCTGCTAGAGTAGCAGCTAGCTGGGAAATTTGTCTCCCAGAAATAAACTTCTTGGCCACACaagtgaagaagaaaatatatccCATTTTTTACTATCTGGCCAGAAAACAAAGGACAGAGGAGTGGGTTATGTTGGCCTCTCTCAGTGAGGTACTCAGAATGGGGCTAGGCACCTCTAAAATTAAGACTATTCACGTCCTGATCCCAATACCTCAGAAGGTGACTGTGCAGTCTCATGTCTTTACCCACCCTTCTGCCCCTGGGTTCGATCAACCCTGAATGGGAAATATTTGACAAATGTGTGTATGGGTTGAGCACATACAACTGCTTCCCTGTCATTATTTCCTAAATACAGTTGGGCAGCTATTTATTTACAGTGAGGTAGATGTTGTTAGTAATCTAGAAGTGATTTAAAGTGTCAGGGGATGTGCCTAGGTTTTGTGCAAATACTGAGCTGTTTTACATGAAGACCTGAGCACATGTGTATTTTGGTGTCTGTGGAAAGTCAGGTCCCTAAGAACACTGAGAAATGATTGTTTGGAGGAAGGATTGCTCTAGAGGTGGCATGAGGTCACATGGGTGGGTCCTAGTACAGTCTGACTAAGTCGTTATAAGAAGAGGGAGACAAGTCAGAGTCCGATGCCCACAAAGGAGAGGCCGACTGAGGACACAGAGGATGGTGAGGAAACAGGTTTCGGACCTGGAGGCCACCCAGTCTTAAACAGCAAATGTATGTGAGAAGAATTAGGGCTCTGTCATGATAGAAGCCTCTGTCTGTCCTCATCACCAGTGCCAGGCACTTGGTTTAGAGGGACATCATTGTACCGTGAACAGGTCCCTAGTAAGGCACTGGACAGTGAGTACAATCAGCTGAGGAAAGGGCTTTTCTGAGAGTAAAAGGGAAACCAAATGCCAATTAAATATCGACAAACTGACtcagggctagcctgagctacaatacacagtgagaccctagcAAAAATCCAAAAGCCAGGAATGTAGCTTAATATAGAGTAGTTATCAGGCATGCTTGTACCTTTACTCTAATAACACAAGTACatgcaaatgaacacacacacacacacctacatgcctacctaaaaataaaagcaaccacTACCAACAACAGACTTGCCTAACCCTGACCATGAATCATCTTCCCTGTAAGGCTTCACTAAGGTTCCTACCCGTGGTGCCAACTGGCCTCCAACAGAGGCTGTATAAAGTAAGTAAGGCAAATAAGTTAAATTTGCTTCTTACAGTGATTTGAAAGATAACCTCCGTAGAAACATCAGGAAATTTTGTGCCAGTGTTGCCCCCAATTCTTTTCATAAACAACTTGTCACAAGAATTCCAGGTATGGGTGAAGTGCCCAAGGTTATTATTCTCTTACTCGAATGAATGAGCTTGAGATAAATGGGCAGAGGTAAGAAAGGAGCTTACAGAGACCCATAAGGGTGAGTTTAGGAGAAGAAATGAGCTTTCCTCCCAGAAAGTAGTAGGTCAGCCCTCTAATTAGAAGTTTATACATTAAGACAAAGGACTTTCTATGTTGTcccagctggtctcaaactcctgcGCCTAAGGCCTCCATCTCTCCTATGCAAGGACTACAGACTTGGAACACTGCTGGAAATTTAGAAAGTTCTGTATGTAGACTGTAGGAAGTTGTTTTCTGGAGACCTGGGACCCCAGAGAAAGGAAGTGAGCTGGAGAAGTGTTATGTTGGTTATGCTGGCTAGAGAAAGTCTCAACTGAAACTGGGCAAGGAACTTGGACTCTGACAAACTGTGACAGTGTCCTGGGCCAGAAGAAAAGAGGGTATGCTGACACAGTAGGGTGACTCGGGACCTGAGAACTCAGATGTGGAACTATGAATTTCTAGAGCGGGGACCCCTGGTGTGTCACAGTCTGCAGTTCACAGCTGAACGGTCTCTCCTCTTGGCCCAAGTTCCTATACTTGCTACATCCTGTACTTGTGACATCTGCTCAGGTAGGGAAAATGACCATTACTAGAAGAAGTCAGGACCAGAGCGGAGGGACTCTGGGTTCCCAAAGGTGGCTGTGTGGAAATTTATTCAGGATTTCTTACCCAGAAGCTTTTCGTTTacagtattttcttttcagataacaaaaaaaaaaaaaaaaaa is part of the Mastomys coucha isolate ucsf_1 unplaced genomic scaffold, UCSF_Mcou_1 pScaffold14, whole genome shotgun sequence genome and harbors:
- the LOC116088402 gene encoding uncharacterized protein LOC116088402; the protein is MWVGTARPERPRCGDPVPRRPRRGGQQPSAGDRLTCSLQRRWSARGSRGPKGAEVETLDAGEGWRKQESGLPKRGCGAPKENTAFPGETEEAEEGRERRKGEPTPGGGRGRTWRKPPVAGTAGGRAAGKTPEVTAATAGRRPASLGSSSAVQFLPVPSWKHCLGRFWNFLDMGPRLWRKSHSSRTLWYNTALRLVRTLSLSVPLSSFPPSLFCSVGM